One Mucilaginibacter ginkgonis genomic region harbors:
- a CDS encoding VOC family protein, with protein MFKGTKAFGGFAVKDSDQSLTFYRDVLGVNVVQNKQMGNILTLSFQDGGTIIAYPKPDHQPATFTVLNFNVADVATAVQDLKTKGVKFESYDMPGFKTDDDNIFRGGGPLIAWFTDPSGNIMSVIQE; from the coding sequence ATGTTTAAAGGCACAAAAGCATTCGGGGGTTTCGCGGTCAAAGATTCAGACCAATCGTTAACGTTCTATCGTGACGTGTTAGGGGTTAACGTAGTACAGAATAAACAGATGGGAAATATTCTTACCCTAAGTTTTCAGGATGGCGGCACAATCATCGCCTACCCTAAACCAGACCATCAGCCGGCCACATTTACTGTGCTAAATTTTAATGTTGCCGACGTAGCGACAGCAGTGCAAGATCTCAAAACCAAAGGCGTAAAGTTCGAAAGCTATGACATGCCCGGTTTTAAAACAGATGATGACAACATATTTCGCGGTGGCGGGCCGCTTATTGCCTGGTTCACAGACCCATCGGGAAATATTATGTCTGTAATTCAGGAATAG
- a CDS encoding adenylate kinase gives MLNIVLFGPPGAGKGTQSHNIIDKFGLIHLSTGDLLRHEIAAGTELGLEAKKLMDQGLLVPDEVVIGMISNKLDANKGAKGFIFDGFPRTVAQAEALDRLLKSKHSKIHGMIALEVNAEELEKRLLHRGKDSGRPDDANPEIIRKRIREYNSKTAIVADHYKSHDKYHQINGIGTIEEIFENIQKVIKSF, from the coding sequence ATGCTAAACATTGTATTGTTTGGCCCGCCGGGCGCCGGTAAGGGTACTCAATCTCACAACATTATAGATAAGTTTGGCTTGATTCACCTTTCAACCGGTGATCTATTAAGGCATGAAATTGCCGCAGGGACCGAACTTGGCCTTGAAGCAAAAAAACTAATGGACCAGGGTTTATTGGTTCCCGATGAAGTTGTTATCGGCATGATCAGTAATAAACTCGATGCTAATAAAGGCGCCAAAGGCTTTATTTTCGATGGCTTCCCGCGCACTGTTGCACAAGCCGAAGCACTTGACCGCTTGTTGAAAAGCAAGCATTCTAAGATCCATGGCATGATCGCGTTGGAAGTCAACGCCGAGGAATTAGAAAAACGCTTATTGCACCGTGGCAAAGACAGCGGCAGGCCTGATGACGCGAATCCCGAGATCATTCGCAAGCGTATACGCGAGTACAATAGCAAAACTGCAATTGTTGCAGACCATTACAAATCGCACGACAAGTATCACCAGATAAATGGCATAGGCACCATAGAAGAGATTTTTGAGAACATTCAAAAAGTGATCAAAAGCTTCTAA
- a CDS encoding LiaF transmembrane domain-containing protein yields MKKDRLTPGLILLVIGVFLLLKNFGFLPAIRWSNIIHLWPIFLVIGGINLIFANNRSVWASVLKITVTVAGIALILLGHFGDNYSFFPEFHVGRDYNLDDDDDNDSDTTNAKGLVQVSGSSFYHVPFAADAKSARLEISGGGNRFQLSDTTSQLFTANVNGNANRYEMETRKEDSSTVVNFRMKNSHHQNFHWGDDNDKANTTIFKLNSAPLWDVNLKAGATDLNFDLTKFKIRNFRLSGGAASFAVKFGTPVESDTNVNVSSGVSDIKISVPNGAACSITSSTGLSDNKFNGFTKTSDNHYETPGFANAKKRIYINISGGMSDFSVDRY; encoded by the coding sequence ATGAAAAAAGATAGATTAACCCCCGGACTTATACTGCTTGTAATAGGCGTATTCTTACTGTTAAAAAACTTTGGCTTTTTGCCGGCAATTCGCTGGAGCAATATCATCCACCTGTGGCCAATATTCTTAGTGATAGGCGGTATCAACCTCATTTTTGCCAACAACCGTAGTGTATGGGCATCTGTACTGAAAATTACAGTTACAGTTGCAGGTATCGCGCTTATTCTATTGGGTCATTTTGGCGACAACTATTCCTTCTTCCCTGAATTTCATGTTGGCCGAGATTATAACCTGGACGATGATGACGATAACGATTCTGACACCACCAATGCAAAAGGTTTGGTGCAGGTGTCGGGTAGTAGTTTTTATCATGTGCCATTTGCGGCTGATGCGAAATCTGCCAGGTTAGAAATAAGCGGCGGCGGCAACAGGTTCCAGTTATCAGATACCACATCTCAACTGTTTACTGCCAACGTAAATGGCAACGCTAACCGTTATGAGATGGAAACTCGTAAAGAAGACAGTTCAACAGTTGTCAATTTCCGGATGAAAAACAGCCACCACCAGAATTTCCACTGGGGAGATGATAACGATAAAGCCAACACAACCATATTTAAACTGAATAGTGCCCCGTTATGGGATGTTAACCTTAAAGCAGGTGCTACCGATCTTAACTTTGATCTAACTAAATTTAAGATCCGCAATTTCAGGCTTAGCGGCGGCGCAGCATCTTTTGCCGTGAAATTCGGCACCCCTGTTGAATCTGACACTAACGTGAATGTGTCTTCCGGAGTGTCTGACATAAAAATATCAGTACCAAACGGAGCAGCCTGCAGCATTACCAGCAGCACCGGCTTGTCTGACAATAAGTTTAATGGTTTTACCAAAACGTCTGACAACCATTACGAGACGCCCGGTTTTGCGAACGCCAAAAAACGCATCTATATAAACATTAGTGGCGGCATGTCCGACTTTAGCGTTGACAGGTATTAA
- a CDS encoding ABC transporter ATP-binding protein, with amino-acid sequence MIEITDIYKTFGENEVLKGISATFHPGKNNLIIGGSGSGKTTLLKCIVGLHEPTKGKVIFDSENFTDMDFEQRVPIRKQIGMLFQNSALFDSMTVEENIMFPLNLFTDMSAKEKLDRANFCLERVNLKEKNKLYPSELSGGMKKRVGIARAISMEPKYLFVDEPNSGLDPQTSIVIDELINEITREYKITTVMVTHDMNSVMGIGDHIIFLHQGKKWWEGTNKEIAHTDNQELNDFVFASKFTQAAKEKL; translated from the coding sequence ATGATCGAAATCACTGACATCTATAAAACCTTTGGTGAAAACGAAGTGCTTAAAGGCATATCAGCAACATTTCATCCGGGGAAAAACAACCTCATTATTGGTGGCTCCGGATCTGGTAAAACAACCTTGTTGAAATGTATAGTGGGCCTGCATGAGCCTACAAAAGGCAAGGTGATCTTTGACAGCGAAAACTTTACCGATATGGATTTTGAGCAGCGCGTGCCGATTAGAAAGCAGATAGGCATGCTGTTCCAAAATTCGGCATTGTTTGATTCCATGACGGTTGAAGAGAACATCATGTTCCCGCTAAACCTGTTTACAGACATGTCGGCCAAAGAAAAGTTAGATCGTGCTAATTTTTGTCTTGAACGGGTAAACCTGAAGGAGAAAAACAAACTCTACCCGTCGGAACTTTCGGGTGGCATGAAAAAGCGTGTAGGTATTGCCCGTGCTATATCTATGGAACCTAAATATCTATTTGTGGATGAACCCAATTCAGGCCTGGACCCGCAAACGTCAATCGTAATTGATGAGTTGATCAACGAGATCACCCGCGAATACAAGATCACAACCGTAATGGTTACCCACGATATGAATTCTGTTATGGGCATTGGCGATCATATTATATTTCTGCATCAGGGAAAAAAATGGTGGGAAGGCACCAATAAAGAAATCGCCCACACTGACAACCAGGAATTGAATGACTTTGTATTCGCCAGCAAGTTTACCCAGGCGGCGAAAGAGAAGCTATAA
- a CDS encoding VOC family protein, with amino-acid sequence MKVINPYLNFAGNSKEAFDFYRAVFNGTIVMSLPYKDTPEANRVKPEDRDKLMHISLDLKNGNILMGTDALENMGHKLNPGNNINLSIGTESKEEADQLFNALSDGANVTVPMSTQFWGSYFGMLTDKFGIQWMVSFDGR; translated from the coding sequence ATGAAAGTAATTAATCCATACCTCAACTTTGCAGGTAATAGCAAAGAAGCATTTGATTTTTACCGCGCTGTTTTTAACGGTACAATAGTGATGTCGCTTCCGTACAAAGACACGCCAGAAGCCAACAGGGTAAAACCGGAAGACAGAGATAAGTTAATGCACATTTCGCTCGACCTAAAAAATGGTAACATCTTAATGGGTACCGACGCGCTGGAAAACATGGGGCATAAACTTAATCCGGGCAACAATATCAATTTAAGCATCGGAACAGAAAGTAAAGAAGAGGCTGATCAATTATTTAATGCCTTATCAGATGGTGCAAATGTTACTGTGCCTATGTCAACTCAATTTTGGGGATCATACTTTGGCATGCTGACAGATAAGTTCGGCATTCAGTGGATGGTAAGTTTCGACGGTCGGTAA
- a CDS encoding GlxA family transcriptional regulator has product MKHISILVPYGTSSISNIEGAHQLFAEVNNMFVAQGREPMFDLHMVGLASETPQRNGMFTIKPDVLFGDVKKTDLIIIPAVHGNPMETIEANKALLPWIKEQYKQGAELASLCIGAFFLASTGLLNGKKCATHWRTANDFRQMYPEVNLVDDKIMTEEDGIYTSGGAYSYLNLIIYLIEKYAGRDIAIMMAKAFMIDIDKVSQSPFIMFQGQKKHEDEPIKKAQEFIESNYQDKITVEGLADMLALGRRNLERRFKKATSNTIVEYLQRVKIEAAKKDFETSRKNINEVMYDVGYSDTKAFRTIFRKITGLSPIEYRNKYNKALVA; this is encoded by the coding sequence ATGAAACACATCTCTATCCTTGTGCCATATGGCACCAGCAGCATCAGCAATATTGAAGGTGCGCACCAGTTGTTCGCAGAAGTAAACAACATGTTTGTAGCGCAAGGCCGCGAGCCCATGTTTGATCTGCATATGGTAGGGCTGGCCAGCGAGACCCCTCAGCGCAATGGTATGTTTACCATTAAGCCCGATGTGCTTTTTGGGGATGTGAAGAAAACCGACCTGATCATTATTCCCGCTGTGCACGGTAACCCCATGGAAACGATTGAAGCTAACAAGGCTCTGCTGCCATGGATAAAAGAACAATACAAACAAGGCGCAGAATTGGCAAGCCTGTGCATTGGCGCGTTCTTTTTAGCCAGCACCGGTTTATTGAATGGCAAAAAATGCGCAACGCATTGGCGCACCGCGAACGATTTTAGGCAGATGTATCCTGAAGTAAATCTTGTTGACGATAAGATCATGACCGAAGAGGACGGGATCTACACCAGCGGTGGCGCTTATTCATATCTCAACCTAATTATTTACCTCATTGAAAAATATGCAGGCCGCGACATTGCCATTATGATGGCTAAAGCATTTATGATCGATATTGACAAGGTGAGTCAGTCGCCATTCATTATGTTTCAGGGGCAGAAGAAACACGAAGATGAGCCGATAAAGAAAGCACAGGAATTTATTGAAAGCAACTATCAGGATAAGATTACCGTCGAAGGTTTGGCAGATATGCTGGCTTTAGGTCGCCGAAACCTGGAACGCCGGTTCAAAAAAGCGACCAGCAACACAATCGTGGAGTACTTACAACGCGTTAAAATTGAAGCTGCCAAAAAGGATTTCGAAACCAGTCGCAAGAACATTAATGAAGTGATGTATGATGTAGGCTATTCTGATACCAAAGCCTTCCGTACCATCTTTAGAAAGATAACAGGGTTGTCGCCGATAGAATATCGCAACAAATACAATAAAGCATTAGTCGCTTAA
- a CDS encoding class I SAM-dependent methyltransferase — MIALLTPQHWKDYELIDCGDFEKLERFGDAILIRPEPQAVWAKVLPEKEWQRLHTIKFKGRSATSGEWIKKDKNAADRWHIDYKNNDVAIKFRLGLTSFKHVGIFPEQAVNWDYISERVRSFKTESPKVLNLFAYTGGASLIARAAGADTTHVDSIRQVVTWANENQDISGLDNIRWVVEDALKFVKRELKRGKKYNGIILDPPAYGHGPNGEKWKLEDHISEMMQDVVQLLDPDEHFLILNTYSLGFSSVIVENLIKSAYPQVQNLQTGELYLQATSGIKLPLGVFGKFYKNR; from the coding sequence ATGATCGCGCTCCTCACCCCCCAACATTGGAAAGATTACGAACTAATTGACTGCGGGGACTTTGAAAAACTGGAGCGTTTCGGTGATGCGATTCTGATACGCCCTGAACCGCAGGCGGTTTGGGCAAAGGTATTGCCCGAAAAAGAATGGCAGCGACTGCATACCATAAAATTTAAGGGCCGTTCTGCAACCAGCGGCGAATGGATCAAGAAAGACAAAAACGCTGCTGACCGCTGGCATATCGATTACAAGAATAACGACGTTGCCATTAAATTCCGCTTAGGGCTCACTTCGTTCAAGCACGTAGGCATCTTCCCTGAGCAGGCGGTAAACTGGGACTATATCTCTGAGCGTGTACGGTCGTTCAAAACAGAAAGTCCAAAAGTATTAAACTTATTTGCTTACACAGGCGGCGCATCATTGATAGCACGGGCTGCCGGGGCAGACACAACTCACGTCGACTCTATCCGCCAGGTGGTTACCTGGGCAAACGAGAACCAGGACATATCCGGTCTGGATAACATTCGCTGGGTTGTAGAAGACGCTTTAAAGTTCGTAAAACGCGAACTAAAACGCGGTAAAAAGTATAACGGAATTATACTGGATCCGCCCGCTTATGGCCACGGACCTAATGGCGAAAAATGGAAACTGGAAGATCACATCAGCGAAATGATGCAGGACGTAGTGCAGCTTTTAGACCCTGATGAACACTTCCTGATCTTGAATACCTACTCGCTGGGGTTTTCGTCTGTTATAGTTGAGAACCTCATTAAAAGCGCTTATCCGCAAGTGCAAAACCTGCAAACGGGCGAACTATACCTGCAGGCCACGTCCGGAATAAAGCTGCCGTTAGGCGTGTTTGGGAAGTTTTATAAAAATCGATAA
- a CDS encoding MlaE family ABC transporter permease, whose protein sequence is MFTALGKYLMLMRLSFRRPEKFKVYWSEIMREMVSVGIGSLGIISIISIFIGAATTIQVAFQLASPLVSPSIAGTISRDSNILEFSPTISALVLAGRVGSSMASQIGTMRVTEQIDALEIMGVNAPGYLISPKIIAGVTMFPILVIAAICLGITGGYIACLVSGDISPTDYVTGLRDGFNGLTIRVALVKATVFGFLIASICSYQGFYTSGGALEVGQSATKGVVYSCVMVLFADLVITRAML, encoded by the coding sequence ATGTTTACAGCCCTTGGAAAATATTTAATGCTGATGCGCCTCAGTTTCAGGCGTCCTGAAAAATTTAAGGTGTATTGGAGTGAAATTATGCGCGAGATGGTTTCAGTGGGCATAGGGTCGCTGGGAATTATCAGTATCATTTCAATATTTATCGGCGCAGCCACAACTATCCAGGTAGCATTTCAGTTAGCGAGTCCACTGGTATCCCCAAGTATTGCGGGTACTATTTCCCGCGACTCAAACATCCTGGAATTTAGCCCTACCATTTCTGCATTGGTGCTTGCCGGCCGTGTAGGTTCGAGCATGGCATCGCAGATTGGCACCATGCGTGTAACGGAGCAGATAGATGCGTTGGAAATTATGGGGGTAAATGCTCCTGGTTACCTTATATCGCCGAAGATCATTGCAGGTGTAACTATGTTTCCCATTCTGGTTATCGCGGCAATATGTTTAGGTATTACCGGCGGTTATATCGCCTGTCTGGTATCGGGCGATATTTCACCAACAGACTATGTTACCGGTTTACGCGATGGGTTCAACGGTTTAACTATCCGTGTTGCCTTGGTTAAAGCTACTGTATTTGGTTTCTTGATAGCATCCATATGTTCCTATCAGGGCTTTTACACATCGGGCGGCGCGTTAGAGGTTGGCCAGTCTGCAACTAAGGGCGTTGTATACAGCTGCGTTATGGTTTTATTTGCCGACCTGGTGATAACCCGTGCCATGTTATGA
- a CDS encoding SRPBCC family protein translates to MSIVLGILGIIAALIILVFIIAIFVKCDYSVQREVSINRDVTAVYDYVKYLKNQDNYSKWVMMDPNMQKDYYGTDGTIGFRSAWDSKDKNVGKGEQEITGLTENQTVDTRIHFIKPFEGFANAQMSTISTDPNQTLVRWAFDSKMKYPMNFMLLFLNMEKMVGGDLQIGLNNLKNVLENQTNESN, encoded by the coding sequence ATGAGCATAGTTTTAGGCATACTAGGCATCATTGCCGCATTGATAATTCTGGTATTTATCATTGCCATTTTTGTAAAATGCGATTACAGCGTGCAGCGTGAAGTTTCAATTAATAGAGACGTCACTGCGGTTTATGATTATGTAAAATATCTCAAGAATCAGGATAATTACAGCAAGTGGGTAATGATGGACCCCAACATGCAAAAGGATTATTATGGCACCGACGGTACCATTGGTTTCAGGTCGGCGTGGGATAGCAAAGACAAAAACGTTGGCAAAGGCGAACAGGAGATCACAGGGCTTACGGAAAATCAAACGGTAGATACCCGCATCCACTTCATAAAGCCGTTTGAGGGTTTTGCAAACGCACAAATGAGCACCATAAGCACCGACCCTAACCAAACATTAGTTCGGTGGGCTTTCGACAGCAAAATGAAATATCCTATGAATTTTATGCTGCTGTTTTTAAATATGGAAAAGATGGTGGGCGGCGATCTTCAAATTGGCCTTAATAATTTGAAAAACGTTTTAGAAAATCAGACGAATGAAAGTAATTAA
- a CDS encoding DoxX family protein, with protein sequence MTTLTVAAPASKKDKIIYWIFTTIFFLFDGLLPALTFNNQMAKDGIHGLGFPDYFRIELTVGKIIGGLLLILPMVPARFKEWAYVGFGISIISAFVGNIVVMNNANGGGYMAIGAFVVLLISYVYYHKIYRPFKSE encoded by the coding sequence ATGACCACATTAACAGTTGCCGCTCCGGCATCAAAAAAAGACAAGATCATTTATTGGATCTTTACCACAATTTTCTTTTTATTCGACGGACTTTTACCAGCCCTAACTTTTAATAACCAAATGGCCAAAGATGGCATCCACGGACTGGGCTTCCCGGATTACTTCCGCATTGAATTAACCGTAGGAAAGATCATTGGCGGTTTGCTGCTCATTTTACCTATGGTTCCGGCCAGGTTTAAAGAATGGGCTTATGTTGGTTTTGGTATTTCTATCATCTCAGCCTTTGTTGGTAATATCGTGGTGATGAACAACGCCAACGGCGGCGGCTACATGGCTATAGGCGCTTTTGTGGTATTGCTGATCTCTTATGTATACTATCATAAAATTTACCGCCCCTTTAAATCAGAATAA
- a CDS encoding PspC domain-containing protein has translation MEKKLYRDEFRKVVAGVCAGLSEYFDIDVSIIRVIFLLCLLLKGGGVLIYIVLWIVLPKKGLARIPNSDSPIPPYTGSGFQDNAPAYQQPPFIRNKKNPSTGALIGGLIMIMLGAGFLLDQFKIIPDWDFEDWWPLILVVVGLVLIFSHRNQPQPAHFEPWKPVPHPPATETPASDPLKDDNNADANPVSENPTEPKP, from the coding sequence ATGGAAAAGAAACTTTATCGCGACGAATTCAGAAAGGTGGTAGCGGGTGTCTGTGCCGGCCTTTCAGAATACTTTGATATAGATGTGTCTATCATCAGGGTGATATTTTTGCTGTGTCTTTTACTTAAGGGGGGCGGCGTGCTCATTTATATTGTGCTTTGGATCGTGTTGCCTAAAAAGGGTTTAGCGCGGATACCAAATTCAGATTCGCCTATTCCGCCTTACACCGGCAGCGGTTTCCAGGATAACGCGCCTGCTTATCAGCAGCCACCATTTATCCGTAACAAAAAGAACCCGAGCACGGGCGCACTTATTGGGGGATTGATCATGATCATGCTGGGTGCAGGCTTTCTGCTCGACCAGTTTAAGATCATCCCTGATTGGGATTTTGAAGATTGGTGGCCGCTTATACTAGTCGTTGTAGGTTTGGTGCTGATCTTCTCGCACCGCAACCAGCCGCAGCCAGCGCATTTTGAACCATGGAAGCCGGTACCTCATCCGCCTGCGACTGAGACACCCGCATCTGATCCGTTAAAAGATGATAATAATGCCGATGCCAACCCGGTTAGTGAAAACCCTACAGAACCTAAACCATGA
- a CDS encoding SDR family oxidoreductase — MKNAVITGATKGIGRAIAFALAKQGLNLAICSRNSEDLERTRSALIEIAPGIKVFTSQTDAANKIQLLKFAADAEQHLGEINVLVNNLGIFIPTSILDDSEDAFDTLISANLRPAYELYRYFGKKAKGSGLRHIFNISSIAALHPVINAGMYTVTKASTLSLSHIMRLEMQQYGVKVTAVVPGSTLTSSWDSVATDKSKFVLPEDIAAAVTTIYNMSAGANVDEITITPLFGQQ; from the coding sequence ATGAAAAACGCCGTTATTACAGGCGCCACAAAAGGTATTGGCAGGGCAATAGCTTTCGCTTTGGCTAAACAAGGATTAAACCTCGCAATTTGTTCGCGCAATAGTGAAGATTTGGAAAGAACGCGCTCCGCATTGATTGAAATTGCTCCCGGGATTAAGGTTTTTACTTCCCAGACTGATGCTGCAAATAAGATCCAACTTTTAAAATTCGCGGCAGATGCAGAGCAGCACCTTGGCGAAATTAATGTGCTGGTTAACAACCTGGGCATTTTCATACCGACCTCTATTCTTGATGACAGCGAAGACGCTTTTGATACACTCATCAGCGCTAACCTGCGCCCGGCTTATGAGTTGTACCGTTACTTCGGTAAAAAGGCGAAAGGATCGGGTTTACGGCATATTTTCAATATTTCATCTATAGCGGCATTACATCCTGTTATCAATGCAGGTATGTACACTGTAACAAAAGCATCGACACTAAGTCTTAGTCATATAATGAGGCTCGAAATGCAGCAATATGGAGTTAAAGTGACCGCGGTAGTACCGGGATCTACGCTAACCTCATCTTGGGATAGCGTGGCTACAGACAAAAGCAAATTTGTACTGCCCGAAGATATCGCGGCTGCGGTTACAACGATTTACAACATGAGTGCCGGCGCAAATGTTGACGAAATAACCATAACGCCGCTTTTTGGCCAACAATAA
- the obgE gene encoding GTPase ObgE, with protein sequence MSQGSNFVDYVKICCRSGHGGAGSAHLHRDKHTAKGGPDGGDGGRGGHVTIKGNAQLWTLLHLKYRKHVIAGDGDRGGSALRSGKTGRDEILEVPLGTIAKNAETGETVFEITEDGETKILTPGGRGGLGNWHFKSSTMQTPRFAQPGEDGQEVWNILELKLLADVGLVGFPNAGKSTLLSVVSAAKPEIADYAFTTIVPNLGIVAYRDNRSFVMADIPGIIEGASQGKGLGFRFLRHIERNSVLLFMIPADTNRTLKEEYAILLNELEQYNPELIHKPRVLAITKSDLLDDELLAEMKLELPQDIPSVFISSIAQKGIPELKDLLWKEINAPA encoded by the coding sequence ATGTCTCAAGGTTCAAATTTTGTTGATTATGTAAAGATATGCTGCCGCTCTGGCCATGGCGGGGCAGGCTCTGCACATTTGCACCGCGACAAACACACAGCCAAGGGTGGCCCCGATGGCGGCGACGGCGGTCGCGGGGGACACGTTACCATTAAAGGCAACGCCCAGCTTTGGACACTTTTACACCTTAAATACCGTAAGCATGTGATAGCCGGTGACGGCGACCGTGGCGGCAGTGCCTTGCGCAGCGGCAAAACCGGCCGCGACGAAATACTGGAAGTGCCGCTTGGCACTATCGCTAAAAATGCAGAGACCGGGGAAACCGTTTTTGAGATAACCGAAGATGGCGAGACCAAGATTCTTACTCCGGGAGGCCGCGGCGGTTTAGGTAACTGGCACTTTAAAAGCAGCACTATGCAAACGCCGCGCTTTGCCCAGCCCGGCGAAGACGGACAGGAAGTGTGGAACATACTTGAGTTGAAGTTATTGGCAGATGTTGGCCTGGTGGGCTTTCCTAATGCCGGGAAATCTACACTGTTATCCGTTGTATCAGCCGCTAAGCCTGAGATCGCCGACTATGCCTTTACTACCATTGTGCCCAACCTGGGGATAGTTGCTTATCGCGACAACCGATCCTTTGTAATGGCGGATATCCCGGGAATTATTGAAGGTGCCTCGCAAGGCAAAGGTTTGGGGTTCCGTTTCCTGAGACATATCGAGCGTAACTCAGTATTGTTATTCATGATTCCTGCCGATACCAATCGTACACTCAAGGAAGAGTACGCCATTTTGCTGAATGAGCTGGAGCAATACAACCCGGAGTTGATCCATAAGCCACGCGTATTGGCCATCACCAAGTCAGACTTATTGGACGATGAACTATTAGCCGAAATGAAACTGGAATTACCGCAAGATATTCCCTCAGTTTTCATATCATCCATCGCTCAAAAAGGTATCCCCGAATTGAAAGATCTGCTGTGGAAAGAGATCAACGCGCCGGCGTGA